Proteins from one Fragaria vesca subsp. vesca linkage group LG6, FraVesHawaii_1.0, whole genome shotgun sequence genomic window:
- the LOC101312176 gene encoding auxin-induced protein 5NG4-like: protein MAGRSCYRDVLPFVAMVTVESTNVGLNILFKSATSRGMSNYVFIVYSYAFATVLLLPLPFVFPSRTRLPPFELSLIVKAFILGFIGFMANICAYKGIDYSSPTLASAISNLTPAFTFILAIIFRMEMLSMRSTSTQAKVIGTLVSISGALVVVLYRGPIVLSTASEKDWVKGGLLLTVGYLLFSTWSILQTHIMKTYPAELVLALLYNLFGTIVSAPFCVLIAETNLSAWRLRPGVALAAIIYSGIFSSALSTVVKTWSLNLKGPVYVSIFKPLSIVIAAASSVIFLGDDLFLGSIIGAVMISIGFYGVIWGKTKEEEKMDQEYGFDSLRESHSCEAPLLETYKAESM, encoded by the exons ATGGCAGGGAGGTCTTGTTACAGAGATGTGTTGCCCTTTGTAGCCATGGTTACAGTGGAGAGCACCAACGTTGGCTTAAACATCTTGTTCAAGTCAGCAACCTCAAGAGGGATGAGTAACTATGTCTTCATTGTCTACTCTTATGCCTTTGCCACTGTTCTTCTTCTCCCTCTTCCTTTCGTATTTCCCAG CAGAACAAGGCTTCCTCCATTTGAGCTCTCTCTTATAGTGAAAGCTTTCATCCTTGGATTCATTGG GTTTATGGCAAATATATGTGCATATAAAGGTATAGATTACAGTTCACCAACTCTTGCTTCAGCTATCAGCAACCTCACGCCGGCTTTTACTTTCATACTTGCCATCATCTTCAG AATGGAAATGCTGAGTATGAGAAGCACTAGCACACAAGCCAAAGTCATTGGTACTTTAGTGTCAATATCAGGTGCTCTGGTGGTGGTTCTCTATAGGGGCCCAATAGTTCTATCCACTGCATCAGAAAAGGATTGGGTAAAAGGTGGCCTATTACTTACTGTTGGGTACCTTCTGTTCTCTACCTGGTCTATACTTCAG ACACATATTATGAAGACATACCCGGCTGAGCTAGTTTTGGCACTGTTATACAACTTGTTTGGAACAATTGTATCAGCACCATTTTGTGTACTAATAGCTGAAACAAACTTAAGTGCCTGGAGACTAAGGCCTGGGGTAGCGTTGGCTGCCATTATATACTCG GGGATCTTTAGTTCAGCCTTGAGCACCGTTGTTAAGACATGGAGCCTAAACTTGAAAGGTCCTGTGTATGTATCAATCTTCAAGCCCTTGTCAATTGTCATTGCTGCTGCATCCAGTGTAATATTCCTCGGCGATGATCTCTTTCTCGGCAG TATTATTGGAGCTGTAATGATATCCATAGGATTTTATGGGGTGATATGGGGAAAGACAAAGGAAGAAGAAAAGATGGATCAAGAATATGGCTTTGATAGCTTGAGAGAGTCACATAGTTGTGAGGCACCATTATTGGAAACCTACAAAGCTGAAAGTATGTGA